The following coding sequences lie in one Saccopteryx bilineata isolate mSacBil1 chromosome 5, mSacBil1_pri_phased_curated, whole genome shotgun sequence genomic window:
- the LOC136306422 gene encoding sp110 nuclear body protein-like, with amino-acid sequence MGWKNIPVYAFLQREASDECEVCCRGGQLLCCDSCLRAFHEDCHIPPAEAERSPWSCTFCRMKESAGSQRCHRESKVLARPMGPAEQLKCEFILLKAYCHPQSAFFAKIPHNLQDYAEPFKEAMWLDLVKERLAEKVYTMAWFVRDMRLIFHNHRTFHQASDLSQIGLDLEAEFEKHLKEVFIFS; translated from the exons ATGG GATGGAAAAACATTCCCGTCTACGCCTTCCTGCAG CGGGAAGCCTCGGACGAGTGTGAGGTGTGCTGCAGAGGGGGACAGCTGCTCTGCTGTGACAGCTGTCTACGAGCCTTCCACGAGGACTGTCACATCCCGCCTGCGGAGGCTGAGAG GAGCCCGTGGAGTTGCACCTTCTGCAGGATGAAGGAGTCAGCAGGAAGTCAGCGGTGCCACAGGGAGTCGAAGGTCCTGGCGAGGCCCATGGGGCCTGCGGAGCAGCTG AAATGCGAGTTCATCCTCTTGAAGGCCTACTGCCACCCGCAAAGTGCCTTTTTTGCGAAGATCCCACATAAT CTTCAAGATTACGCCGAGCCCTTCAAAGAAGCCATGTGGTTAGACCTGGTGAAGGAAAGGCTGGCTGAGAAAGTGTACACGATGGCGTGGTTCGTGCGGGACATGCGCCTGATCTTTCACAACCATAGAACGTTCCACCAG GCTTCCGATTTAAGTCAGATAGGACTGGATTTAGAGGCAGAATTTGAAAAGCATCTCAAAGaggtgtttattttttcatga